A genomic window from Streptomyces sp. WMMC940 includes:
- a CDS encoding phage holin family protein, which translates to MKNFLVKTIANAGALAVAIWLVQDITLTGDSTAKKTVTLIIVALLFGLVNFFVKPIVRLLTLPLFILTLGLITLVVNALMLLLTSWLADVLDLNFHVEGFWTAVLGGLIISIVSWALNVVLPDGKD; encoded by the coding sequence ATGAAGAATTTCCTCGTCAAGACGATCGCGAACGCCGGGGCACTCGCCGTGGCCATCTGGCTGGTCCAGGACATCACGCTCACCGGCGACAGCACCGCGAAGAAGACCGTCACCCTGATCATCGTGGCCCTGCTCTTCGGCCTGGTGAACTTCTTCGTGAAGCCGATAGTCAGGCTGCTGACGCTTCCGCTGTTCATCCTCACGCTCGGCCTGATCACGCTGGTCGTCAACGCCCTGATGCTGTTGCTGACCTCGTGGCTCGCCGACGTCCTGGACCTGAACTTCCACGTGGAGGGCTTCTGGACGGCCGTGCTCGGCGGCCTGATCATCTCGATCGTGTCGTGGGCGCTGAACGTGGTGCTCCCCGACGGCAAGGACTGA
- a CDS encoding cupin domain-containing protein, with protein sequence MKAFRLDELEAERAANEGAYLQFLRERNMSVGLYALDAGELDPQQPHRQDEVYFVVSGRASITVGTETTQVGRGSVVYVPAGVAHRFHHISEDLRVLVVFSPPES encoded by the coding sequence ATGAAGGCATTCCGGCTGGACGAGCTCGAGGCGGAGCGTGCCGCCAATGAGGGGGCGTATCTGCAGTTCCTGCGCGAGCGGAACATGTCGGTCGGGCTGTACGCGCTGGACGCGGGGGAGCTGGACCCGCAGCAGCCGCACCGGCAGGACGAGGTCTACTTCGTCGTCAGCGGCCGTGCCTCGATCACGGTCGGTACGGAGACGACCCAGGTGGGGCGGGGCAGCGTCGTCTACGTCCCGGCGGGGGTGGCCCACAGGTTCCACCACATCAGCGAGGATCTCCGGGTGCTCGTCGTCTTCTCTCCGCCCGAGAGCTGA
- a CDS encoding DUF5326 family protein → MREILTGMPWWVKWVAIPLIALVVFGGMIASFVGFVIWLLFKVLLFVAIVGGLIYVVRKFMSSSSSKGDR, encoded by the coding sequence GTGCGGGAGATACTGACGGGGATGCCCTGGTGGGTGAAGTGGGTCGCCATCCCTCTGATCGCCCTTGTCGTCTTCGGCGGGATGATCGCGAGTTTCGTCGGCTTTGTGATCTGGCTGCTCTTCAAGGTCCTGCTCTTCGTGGCGATCGTGGGCGGACTGATCTACGTCGTGCGGAAGTTCATGAGCTCGTCGTCCTCGAAGGGCGACCGGTAG
- a CDS encoding IclR family transcriptional regulator produces MIGSVQRALRLMEAVASHADGAPAKQLAREAGLPLPTAYHLLRTLAHEGYLRREKGVFVFGEAAVRLAMGGAMQNRRTKIEESLAHWRDSIGVPVYFALYREEEIELVAVADTPYAPAVEEWADFRETGHAHALGQCLLGQLDERARKDHLDRHPVDRITPYTVRNRGSLLERLGAMGQMQPVIERQEYALGTVCAAIPVTVGSTAGAMAISLPLHQEDRLIPAVEQLRSGVGSLLSSFAFSISI; encoded by the coding sequence CTGATCGGGTCGGTGCAGCGGGCTCTGAGGCTCATGGAGGCCGTGGCCTCCCACGCCGACGGAGCCCCGGCCAAGCAACTCGCACGTGAGGCGGGCCTGCCCCTCCCCACCGCCTACCACCTGCTGCGGACCCTGGCCCACGAGGGCTATCTGCGGCGCGAGAAGGGCGTGTTCGTCTTCGGTGAGGCCGCGGTGCGGCTGGCGATGGGAGGTGCGATGCAGAATCGTCGCACCAAGATCGAGGAATCCCTGGCGCACTGGCGGGACTCCATCGGCGTACCGGTTTATTTCGCCCTCTACCGGGAGGAAGAGATCGAACTCGTCGCCGTGGCCGACACCCCGTACGCGCCCGCGGTGGAGGAATGGGCGGACTTCCGGGAGACGGGCCATGCGCACGCCCTCGGTCAGTGCCTGCTCGGCCAGCTCGACGAACGGGCCCGCAAGGATCATCTCGACCGGCATCCGGTGGACCGGATCACGCCCTATACGGTGCGCAATCGGGGAAGTCTGCTGGAACGGCTCGGGGCGATGGGGCAGATGCAACCGGTGATCGAGCGTCAGGAATATGCCCTGGGTACGGTCTGTGCGGCTATTCCGGTCACCGTGGGCTCCACGGCCGGCGCTATGGCGATTTCCCTTCCGCTGCACCAAGAAGATCGTTTGATCCCGGCCGTCGAACAACTACGCAGCGGTGTGGGCAGCCTGCTCAGTTCATTCGCCTTCTCTATCAGTATCTGA
- a CDS encoding SsgA family sporulation/cell division regulator, which yields MRESVQAEVLMSFLVSEELSFRIPVELTYETRDPYAVRMTFHLPGDAPVTWAFGRELLLDGINGPSGDGDVHIAPTEPEELSDVHIRLQVGADRALFRAGAAPLVAFLDRTDKLVPLGQERTLGDFEDNLEAALGRILAEEAAG from the coding sequence ATGCGCGAATCGGTTCAGGCGGAGGTCCTGATGAGCTTCCTGGTCTCCGAGGAGCTCTCCTTCCGGATCCCCGTGGAGCTCACGTACGAGACGAGAGACCCCTATGCGGTGCGCATGACATTCCACCTGCCCGGGGACGCCCCCGTGACCTGGGCGTTCGGCCGGGAGCTGCTGCTGGACGGGATCAACGGCCCCAGCGGGGACGGTGATGTGCACATCGCCCCGACCGAGCCGGAGGAGCTGTCCGACGTCCACATCCGGCTCCAGGTCGGCGCCGACCGGGCGCTTTTCCGGGCCGGAGCCGCACCCCTGGTGGCCTTCCTCGACCGAACCGACAAACTGGTTCCGCTGGGACAGGAGCGCACGCTCGGGGACTTCGAGGACAACCTGGAAGCCGCCCTGGGCCGGATCCTCGCCGAGGAAGCCGCCGGCTGA
- a CDS encoding YibE/F family protein produces the protein MTSSQQTPQPDHRTGGQPHSHGHAHAHGHGPAAPVSRHLRRVIAAVLIPFAAAVVVGLVALWPGGAPEHERTGVGFDRQTEQARVVRVQEVDCSEVNAGQVPPTGDTTTPEGREAVNSQQGKCKKATVEITSGKDKGRTFIEIVQPDASRQLKQGQGVVVAYAPDAPRDLQYSVSDVNRDFPMMLLAGIFAVVVVLVGRLRGVMALIALVLSFAVLTLFILPAILQGSNPLIVAVVGASAIMLMALYLCHGLNARTSVAVLGTLISLLLIGLLGSVFIGWASLSGNTDDNTGLIHGLYPNIDMSGLLLAGVIIGSLGVLDDVTVTQTSAVWELHQADPAMGPRGLYKAGIRIGRDHIASVVNTLVLAYAGASLPLLLLFSIAQSGVGAVATSELVAEEIVRTLIGSIGLVASVPVTTALAALVVSADRPGGTVTGVAAGAMRSKGRRRRAK, from the coding sequence GTGACTTCCTCCCAGCAGACGCCACAACCGGACCACCGCACGGGCGGTCAGCCGCACTCCCACGGCCACGCCCATGCCCACGGCCATGGGCCGGCCGCCCCCGTTTCGCGGCATCTGCGGCGGGTCATCGCCGCGGTCCTCATCCCGTTCGCCGCCGCGGTGGTGGTCGGCCTCGTCGCCCTCTGGCCGGGCGGCGCGCCGGAGCACGAGCGCACGGGTGTCGGCTTCGACCGGCAGACGGAACAGGCCCGGGTGGTCCGGGTGCAGGAGGTCGACTGCTCCGAGGTGAACGCCGGACAGGTGCCGCCGACGGGTGACACCACGACCCCCGAGGGCCGCGAGGCGGTCAACTCCCAGCAGGGAAAGTGCAAGAAGGCGACGGTCGAGATCACGTCCGGAAAGGACAAGGGTCGTACGTTCATCGAGATCGTCCAGCCGGACGCCTCGCGCCAGCTGAAGCAGGGCCAGGGCGTGGTCGTGGCGTACGCACCCGACGCGCCGCGTGATCTCCAGTACTCGGTGAGCGATGTGAACCGGGACTTCCCGATGATGCTGCTCGCCGGGATCTTCGCGGTCGTCGTCGTACTGGTCGGCCGGTTGCGCGGGGTGATGGCGCTGATCGCGCTGGTGCTGAGCTTCGCGGTACTGACCCTGTTCATCCTGCCGGCGATCCTTCAGGGCTCGAATCCGCTGATCGTGGCCGTGGTCGGGGCCAGCGCGATCATGCTGATGGCGCTGTACCTCTGCCACGGCCTGAACGCCCGCACATCGGTCGCGGTGCTGGGGACGCTGATCTCACTGCTGCTGATCGGGCTGCTCGGCTCGGTGTTCATCGGCTGGGCGTCCCTGTCCGGAAACACCGATGACAACACCGGCCTGATCCACGGTCTGTATCCGAACATCGACATGTCCGGTCTGCTGCTGGCGGGAGTCATCATCGGTTCGCTCGGTGTGCTCGACGACGTCACGGTGACCCAGACCTCGGCAGTCTGGGAGCTGCACCAGGCGGATCCGGCCATGGGGCCGCGCGGCCTGTACAAGGCGGGCATCCGGATCGGCCGCGACCACATCGCCTCGGTGGTCAACACGCTCGTACTGGCCTATGCCGGCGCCTCGTTGCCCCTTCTTCTGCTGTTCTCGATCGCGCAGTCGGGGGTGGGCGCGGTGGCGACCAGTGAGCTGGTGGCGGAGGAGATCGTCCGGACCCTCATCGGCTCGATCGGTCTGGTGGCATCGGTGCCGGTGACCACGGCACTGGCCGCTCTGGTGGTCTCCGCCGACCGGCCCGGCGGCACGGTGACCGGTGTGGCCGCGGGAGCGATGCGCAGCAAGGGCCGCCGCCGGCGGGCGAAGTAG
- the thiC gene encoding phosphomethylpyrimidine synthase ThiC → MTTSDTRTPASGSSGAGKSIGWHKGYVEGSRPDIRVPVRQVHLTNGKDVTLYDTSGPYTDPHADTDVRRGLAPLRENWIVGRGDTEEYAGRPLRPEDDGIKHTSPRGGLRNLDAVFPGRPRQPRRGRGGQAVTQLAYARRGEVTPEMEFVAIRENVSPEVVREEIAAGRAVLPANVNHPETEPMIIGKRFLVKVNANIGNSAVTSSIEEEVEKMTWATRWGADTVMDLSTGRNIHTTREWVLRNSPVPIGTVPLYQALEKVDGRAEELTWEIYKDTVIEQAEQGVDYMTVHAGVLLRYVPLTARRKTGIVSRGGSIMAAWCLAHHKESFLYENFEELCEILAAYDVTYSLGDGLRPGSIADANDEAQFAELRTLGELNSIAKRHNVQTMIEGPGHVPMHKIKENIDLQQEICEEAPFYTLGPLTTDVAPAYDHITSGIGAAMIAWWGTAMLCYVTPKEHLGLPNRDDVKTGVITYKIAAHAADLAKGHQGAQEWDDALSDARFEFRWEDQFNLALDPDTAREFHDETLPAEPAKTAHFCSMCGPKFCSMKISRSITERFGGDEPAASETEIAEGMLQKSKEFAASGNRVYLPLAD, encoded by the coding sequence ATGACCACATCGGACACGCGCACGCCTGCCTCCGGATCGTCCGGGGCGGGGAAGTCCATTGGCTGGCACAAGGGATACGTCGAGGGCTCGCGCCCCGACATCCGGGTGCCGGTCCGCCAGGTGCACCTGACCAACGGCAAGGACGTGACCCTGTACGACACGTCCGGTCCGTACACCGATCCGCACGCCGACACGGATGTGCGCCGCGGTCTGGCGCCGCTCCGCGAGAACTGGATCGTCGGCCGCGGCGACACCGAGGAGTACGCCGGCCGTCCCCTACGGCCCGAGGACGACGGAATCAAGCACACGTCCCCGCGCGGCGGTCTGCGCAATCTCGACGCGGTCTTCCCCGGCCGCCCGCGCCAGCCCCGCCGGGGACGCGGCGGGCAGGCGGTGACGCAGCTCGCCTACGCCCGGCGCGGCGAGGTCACGCCGGAGATGGAGTTCGTGGCGATCCGGGAGAACGTCTCCCCGGAGGTCGTACGCGAGGAGATCGCCGCGGGCCGGGCCGTGCTGCCCGCCAACGTCAACCACCCCGAGACCGAACCGATGATCATCGGCAAGCGGTTCCTCGTGAAGGTCAACGCCAACATCGGGAACTCGGCGGTGACCTCCTCCATCGAGGAGGAGGTGGAGAAGATGACCTGGGCCACCCGGTGGGGCGCGGACACGGTCATGGATCTCTCCACCGGCCGCAACATCCACACCACGCGTGAGTGGGTGCTACGCAACTCCCCCGTGCCGATCGGCACCGTGCCGCTCTACCAGGCGCTCGAGAAGGTCGACGGCCGGGCCGAGGAGCTGACCTGGGAGATCTACAAGGACACCGTGATCGAGCAGGCGGAGCAGGGCGTCGACTACATGACGGTCCACGCCGGCGTGCTGCTCCGGTACGTGCCGCTCACGGCCCGGCGCAAGACCGGCATCGTCTCCCGTGGCGGCTCGATCATGGCCGCCTGGTGCCTCGCGCACCACAAGGAGTCCTTCCTGTACGAGAACTTCGAGGAGCTCTGCGAGATCCTCGCCGCGTACGACGTCACCTATTCTCTCGGCGACGGACTGCGGCCCGGCTCCATCGCGGACGCCAACGACGAGGCGCAGTTCGCCGAGTTGAGGACGCTCGGGGAACTCAACTCGATCGCCAAGCGCCACAACGTGCAGACCATGATCGAGGGACCGGGACACGTCCCGATGCACAAGATCAAGGAGAACATCGACCTCCAGCAGGAGATCTGCGAGGAGGCTCCGTTCTACACGCTCGGCCCGCTGACGACCGATGTGGCGCCCGCCTACGACCACATCACCTCCGGCATCGGTGCCGCGATGATCGCCTGGTGGGGCACCGCGATGCTCTGCTACGTCACGCCCAAGGAGCACCTGGGCCTGCCGAACCGGGACGACGTCAAGACGGGCGTCATCACCTACAAGATCGCGGCACACGCGGCGGACCTCGCCAAGGGGCACCAGGGCGCGCAGGAGTGGGACGACGCGCTGTCGGACGCGCGCTTCGAGTTCCGCTGGGAGGACCAGTTCAACCTGGCCCTGGACCCGGACACGGCACGGGAGTTCCACGACGAGACGCTGCCGGCCGAGCCGGCGAAGACCGCGCACTTCTGTTCGATGTGCGGTCCGAAGTTCTGCTCTATGAAGATCAGCAGGAGTATCACCGAGCGGTTCGGCGGCGACGAGCCGGCGGCGTCGGAGACGGAGATCGCCGAGGGCATGCTCCAGAAGTCCAAGGAATTCGCCGCCTCGGGGAACCGGGTGTACCTGCCGCTGGCGGACTGA
- a CDS encoding DUF805 domain-containing protein — MNWYLAVLKNYVGFGGRARRKEYWMFTLVNIAVLAVLMGIGYAVDTMIPYYVYYAAILIPALAVTFRRLHDTGRSAWWLLISLVPLVGGIVLVVFLATEGEAAPNKYGANPKSVPAAA, encoded by the coding sequence GTGAACTGGTACCTGGCGGTACTCAAGAACTACGTCGGCTTCGGGGGGCGTGCGCGCCGCAAGGAGTACTGGATGTTCACCCTGGTGAACATCGCCGTCCTCGCCGTGCTGATGGGCATCGGCTACGCCGTCGACACGATGATCCCGTACTACGTCTACTACGCGGCGATCCTCATCCCGGCGCTCGCCGTCACGTTCCGCCGGCTGCACGACACGGGTCGGTCGGCCTGGTGGCTGCTGATCTCCCTCGTGCCGCTCGTCGGTGGAATCGTTCTCGTGGTCTTCCTGGCCACGGAGGGCGAGGCGGCGCCGAACAAGTACGGCGCGAACCCCAAGTCCGTTCCGGCCGCGGCCTGA
- a CDS encoding metallophosphoesterase — translation MVEGSMTQGAGQGPVVRTATLRDFRVPPYAQVPVQSESAGLEYVLAHPEDSVPRAVPHETGEPAPPQSPAAEASHRTAPAPGTEHDGPRAAPVRPEDSVPQAPPVHPGDAFPDDEPPEGYTPTERDLPVINRGDTVQVAVAPAEQPAPAAEGPGPLYVVGDVHGYLDELVAALTAQGLVDAEGRWSAGNTRLWFLGDFTDRGPDGIGVIDLVMRLSAEAAAAGGYCKALMGNHELLLIGAKRFGDTPVNSGAGTATFQAAWLLNGGQKSDMDRLQDVHLQWMSRLDAVVEEDGHLLMHSDTTAYLDYGTTIEDVNDNVHEIINRNDADECWDLFRKFTKRFAFRDDDGPQAVRELLTAYGGGRVVHGHSPIPYLLGEVGTEDADGEGTSEPLVEGPHVYAGGLAIAMDGGVTMAGKLLVAQLPLQA, via the coding sequence GTGGTGGAGGGGTCGATGACTCAGGGGGCCGGTCAAGGACCCGTGGTGCGTACGGCGACGTTGCGCGACTTCCGCGTCCCACCGTACGCACAGGTTCCGGTGCAGTCGGAGTCCGCCGGCCTTGAATACGTGCTCGCGCACCCCGAGGACTCAGTCCCACGAGCGGTTCCTCACGAAACCGGGGAGCCCGCTCCGCCGCAGTCGCCCGCCGCCGAGGCCTCGCACCGGACGGCCCCGGCCCCCGGGACGGAGCACGACGGCCCCCGGGCGGCCCCGGTCCGCCCCGAGGACTCCGTCCCCCAGGCACCGCCGGTCCACCCCGGCGACGCGTTCCCGGACGACGAGCCGCCCGAGGGCTACACCCCCACCGAGCGCGACCTGCCGGTGATCAACCGCGGCGACACCGTGCAGGTGGCCGTCGCCCCCGCCGAGCAGCCGGCCCCCGCCGCCGAGGGCCCCGGCCCGCTGTACGTGGTCGGGGACGTCCACGGCTATCTGGACGAACTCGTCGCCGCGCTCACCGCGCAGGGCCTGGTCGACGCCGAAGGCCGCTGGTCCGCGGGCAACACCCGGCTGTGGTTCCTGGGCGACTTCACCGACCGCGGCCCGGACGGCATCGGCGTCATCGACCTCGTCATGCGGCTCTCGGCCGAGGCCGCGGCGGCCGGTGGCTACTGCAAGGCCCTGATGGGCAATCACGAGCTGCTGCTCATCGGTGCCAAGCGCTTCGGCGACACGCCCGTCAACTCCGGCGCGGGCACCGCCACCTTCCAGGCGGCATGGCTCCTCAACGGCGGCCAGAAGAGCGACATGGACCGCCTCCAGGACGTCCATCTGCAGTGGATGTCCCGGCTCGACGCGGTGGTGGAGGAGGACGGGCATCTGCTGATGCACTCCGACACGACCGCCTACCTCGACTACGGCACCACGATCGAGGACGTCAACGACAACGTCCACGAGATCATCAACCGCAATGACGCGGACGAGTGCTGGGACCTCTTCCGCAAGTTCACCAAGCGCTTCGCCTTCCGGGACGACGACGGCCCGCAAGCCGTCCGGGAACTGCTCACCGCCTACGGCGGTGGCCGGGTCGTCCACGGACACAGCCCCATTCCGTACCTGCTGGGCGAGGTCGGCACGGAGGACGCCGACGGCGAGGGGACCTCGGAGCCCCTGGTGGAAGGGCCGCACGTGTACGCGGGCGGGCTCGCCATCGCCATGGACGGCGGAGTGACCATGGCCGGAAAGCTGCTGGTGGCCCAGCTCCCGCTGCAGGCTTGA
- a CDS encoding LacI family DNA-binding transcriptional regulator produces the protein MTAAGKHQVSRTETSRRGSRQGRAGIRDVAAAAGVSITTVSDALNGKGRLPDATRRHVREVADRLGYRPSAAARTLRTGKSGLIGLTVTTYGDEPFTFTEFAYFAEMARAATSAALARGYALVILPATSRHDVWSNVALDGTVVIDPSDHDPVVTELVRQGLPVVSDGRPAGTLPVTAWVDNDHEAAVLDLLDHLAAGGARRIGLLTGTTTDTYTRLSTTAYLNWCERVGQDPVYEAYPAHDPCAGAVAADRLLARPDRPDAVYGLFDPNGTDLLAAARRYGLRVPDDLLLVCCSESTVYANTEPSITTLSLKPRRIGTAVVQLLIDAIEGVDGGRPVEQVIPTELIVRTSSQRRSPRTTVSAPRSPSQD, from the coding sequence ATGACAGCAGCAGGGAAGCACCAGGTGAGCCGGACGGAGACATCACGCCGGGGCAGCCGGCAAGGCCGGGCGGGCATCCGGGACGTAGCCGCCGCAGCCGGTGTCTCCATCACGACTGTCTCGGACGCGTTGAACGGAAAGGGCCGGCTCCCGGACGCCACCCGCCGCCATGTCCGCGAGGTCGCCGACCGGCTGGGCTACCGCCCGTCGGCCGCGGCCCGCACGCTCCGCACCGGCAAGTCGGGACTCATCGGCCTCACGGTGACGACGTACGGCGACGAACCGTTCACCTTCACGGAGTTCGCGTACTTCGCGGAGATGGCGCGAGCCGCCACCTCCGCCGCGCTCGCCCGCGGCTACGCCCTGGTCATCCTCCCCGCCACCTCACGCCACGACGTCTGGTCCAACGTCGCGCTCGACGGCACCGTCGTGATCGACCCCTCCGACCACGATCCCGTGGTCACGGAGCTCGTCCGCCAGGGCCTCCCGGTCGTCTCCGACGGGCGCCCCGCGGGCACCCTCCCCGTCACCGCCTGGGTCGACAACGACCACGAGGCCGCCGTCCTCGACCTGCTCGACCATCTGGCGGCAGGGGGCGCGCGCCGGATCGGCCTGCTCACCGGGACCACCACGGACACATACACCCGACTCTCCACCACGGCCTATCTGAACTGGTGCGAACGCGTCGGCCAGGATCCGGTCTACGAGGCCTACCCCGCACACGACCCGTGCGCCGGAGCGGTCGCCGCCGACCGGCTGCTCGCCCGACCGGACCGGCCCGACGCCGTGTACGGGCTCTTCGACCCCAACGGCACGGACCTGCTCGCCGCCGCCCGCCGGTACGGACTGCGCGTCCCGGACGACCTGCTGCTGGTCTGCTGCAGCGAGTCCACCGTGTACGCCAACACGGAGCCGTCGATCACCACGCTCTCCCTGAAGCCCCGGCGCATCGGCACCGCCGTGGTCCAGTTGCTGATCGACGCGATCGAGGGAGTGGACGGCGGCCGCCCGGTCGAGCAGGTGATACCGACCGAACTCATCGTCCGGACCTCTTCACAACGGCGCTCCCCCCGTACGACGGTGAGCGCCCCGCGCTCGCCTTCCCAGGACTAG
- the hisC gene encoding histidinol-phosphate transaminase, giving the protein MSETSPKLRAELDGIPTYKPGKPAAAGGPVAFKLSSNENPYPPLPGVMETAVAAAGDFNRYPDMACTGLMNELADRFAVPVSHLATGTGSVGVAQQLIQATSGPGDEVVYAWRSFEAYPIITQISGATSVPVPLTADDVHDLDAMADAVTDRTRLIFVCNPNNPTGTVVHRAELERFLDRIPSDVLVVLDEAYREFIRDAEVPDGLEIYRARPNVAVLRTFSKAYGLAGLRVGFAVAHEPVAAALRKTAVPFGVSQLAQDAAVASLQAEDELLGRVGALVAERTRVYEGLVKQGWTVPPTQANFVWLRLGERTTEFAAACQAAGVVVRPFPGEGVRVTIGESEANDIFLHAADAFRNRT; this is encoded by the coding sequence GTGAGCGAGACGAGCCCCAAGCTGCGCGCCGAGCTGGACGGCATCCCCACATACAAGCCCGGCAAGCCGGCCGCGGCCGGCGGCCCGGTCGCGTTCAAGCTTTCCTCCAACGAGAACCCCTACCCGCCGTTGCCGGGTGTGATGGAGACCGCCGTCGCCGCCGCGGGCGATTTCAACCGGTACCCGGACATGGCCTGCACCGGTCTGATGAACGAGCTCGCCGACCGCTTCGCGGTCCCGGTCTCGCACCTGGCGACGGGCACGGGCTCGGTGGGCGTCGCGCAGCAACTGATCCAGGCCACCTCGGGCCCGGGCGACGAGGTCGTCTATGCGTGGCGGTCCTTCGAGGCCTACCCGATCATCACCCAGATCAGCGGAGCCACATCCGTTCCGGTGCCGCTGACCGCGGACGACGTGCACGATCTCGACGCGATGGCGGACGCCGTCACCGACCGGACCCGGCTGATCTTCGTCTGCAACCCGAACAACCCGACGGGCACGGTGGTGCACCGCGCCGAGCTGGAGCGCTTCCTCGACCGGATCCCGTCCGACGTGCTGGTGGTCCTGGACGAGGCGTACCGGGAGTTCATCCGGGACGCCGAGGTGCCGGACGGTCTGGAGATCTACCGCGCGCGGCCGAACGTGGCGGTGCTGCGCACCTTCTCCAAGGCCTACGGACTGGCGGGGCTGCGGGTCGGCTTCGCCGTCGCCCACGAGCCGGTGGCGGCCGCGCTGCGCAAGACGGCCGTGCCGTTCGGCGTCAGCCAGCTCGCCCAGGACGCGGCGGTCGCCTCGCTGCAGGCGGAGGACGAACTCCTGGGCCGGGTCGGCGCCTTGGTGGCGGAGCGGACGCGGGTGTACGAGGGCCTGGTGAAACAGGGCTGGACGGTGCCGCCGACGCAGGCGAACTTCGTCTGGCTGCGGCTCGGCGAGCGTACGACCGAGTTCGCCGCGGCCTGCCAGGCGGCCGGTGTCGTGGTGCGGCCGTTCCCGGGCGAGGGGGTGCGGGTCACCATCGGCGAGTCCGAGGCGAACGACATCTTCCTGCACGCCGCGGACGCTTTCCGTAACAGGACGTAG
- a CDS encoding cytochrome ubiquinol oxidase subunit I: protein MDLALAPETLARWQFGITTVYHFLFVPLTISLAALTAGLQTAWVRTSKEKYLRATKFWGKLFLINIAMGVVTGIVQEFQFGMNWSDYSRFVGDVFGAPLAFEALIAFFFESTFIGLWIFGWDKLPKKIHLACIWMVSIGTILSAYFILAANSWMQHPVGYRINEENGRAELTDIWLVLTQNTTLTQVFHTLSAAFLTGGAFMVGIAAFHLLRRKHVPVMKSSLRLGLVTVVIAGLLTAISGDFLGKVMFKQQPMKMAAAEALWDGEGPAPFSVFAYGDVDKGHNKVAIEIPGLLSFLANDDFTSYVPGINDTNKAEQEKYGPGDYRPNIPVTYWGFRWMIGFGMTSLSIGLAGLWLTRKKFMLPPASRVGEDDVPHVVLFRKPLGPKLTRLYWLAAIWTLGFPLIANSWGWIFTEMGRQPWVVYGVLRTRDAVSPGVSQGEVLTSMIVFTLIYAILAVIEVKLLVKYVKAGPPELTVADLNPPTKIGGDDRDADRPMAFSY, encoded by the coding sequence GTGGACCTCGCTCTGGCGCCGGAGACTCTGGCGCGCTGGCAGTTCGGCATCACCACCGTCTACCACTTCCTCTTCGTTCCTCTGACGATCTCGCTGGCCGCTCTGACGGCCGGCCTGCAGACGGCGTGGGTGCGCACGAGCAAGGAGAAGTACCTCCGGGCGACCAAGTTCTGGGGCAAGCTCTTCCTGATCAACATCGCCATGGGCGTCGTCACCGGCATCGTGCAGGAGTTCCAGTTCGGTATGAACTGGTCCGACTACTCGCGCTTCGTCGGCGACGTCTTCGGCGCCCCGCTCGCCTTCGAGGCGCTGATCGCCTTCTTCTTCGAGTCCACCTTCATCGGGCTGTGGATCTTCGGCTGGGACAAGCTCCCGAAGAAGATCCATCTGGCCTGCATCTGGATGGTCTCCATCGGCACGATCCTCTCCGCGTACTTCATCCTGGCCGCCAACTCCTGGATGCAGCACCCGGTCGGCTACCGGATCAACGAGGAGAACGGGCGGGCGGAACTCACCGACATCTGGTTGGTGCTGACCCAGAACACCACCCTCACGCAGGTCTTCCACACACTCTCCGCCGCCTTCCTCACCGGCGGTGCGTTCATGGTCGGCATCGCCGCCTTCCATCTGCTGCGCAGGAAGCACGTCCCGGTGATGAAGAGCTCGCTGCGGCTCGGCCTGGTCACCGTGGTCATCGCGGGTCTGCTGACGGCGATCAGCGGCGACTTCCTCGGCAAGGTCATGTTCAAGCAGCAGCCGATGAAGATGGCGGCCGCCGAGGCGCTGTGGGACGGCGAGGGCCCCGCACCCTTCTCCGTCTTCGCCTACGGCGACGTGGACAAGGGCCACAACAAGGTCGCCATAGAGATTCCGGGTCTGCTGTCGTTCCTTGCGAACGACGACTTCACGTCGTACGTGCCCGGCATCAACGACACCAACAAGGCGGAGCAGGAGAAGTACGGGCCCGGCGACTACCGGCCCAACATCCCCGTCACCTACTGGGGCTTCCGCTGGATGATCGGCTTCGGCATGACGTCGCTCTCCATCGGCCTGGCCGGGCTCTGGCTGACCCGGAAGAAGTTCATGCTGCCGCCGGCGTCGAGGGTCGGCGAGGACGACGTGCCCCATGTGGTGCTGTTCCGGAAGCCGCTCGGACCGAAGCTCACACGGCTGTACTGGCTCGCCGCGATCTGGACGCTCGGCTTCCCGTTGATCGCCAACTCCTGGGGCTGGATCTTCACGGAGATGGGGCGGCAGCCCTGGGTCGTGTACGGCGTCCTGCGCACCCGTGACGCCGTCTCCCCCGGCGTCTCCCAGGGCGAGGTGCTCACATCGATGATCGTGTTCACGCTCATCTACGCGATCCTCGCCGTCATCGAGGTCAAGCTGCTGGTCAAGTACGTCAAGGCCGGGCCTCCCGAGCTGACCGTAGCCGACCTCAACCCGCCCACCAAGATCGGCGGCGACGACCGCGACGCCGATCGGCCGATGGCCTTCTCGTACTGA